Proteins from one Faecalibacterium sp. I3-3-33 genomic window:
- the aroF gene encoding 3-deoxy-7-phosphoheptulonate synthase, giving the protein MIIVLKQDAPDVQVREFCHELEDMGLQINDSKGSDTHILGLIGDTKAIAESWVLANPVVETCRRVSEPYKKANRKFHPDDSVIDVEGVKIGGGNFAVIAGPCSIESEEQITYCAQRVKAAGASLLRGGAFKPRTSPYSFQGMRSEGLDLLKLARRATGSPIVTEIMNTEHLPLFENVDLIQVGARNMQNFELLKAVGRQKKPVLLKRGLANTLEEFVMSAEYIMAEGNENVILCERGIRTFETSMRNTLDLAGVVMLHKMTHLPVVVDPSHACGHAWMVPELAKAAVAAGADGLMIEVHNNPAKAKCDGAQSLTPDQFDELMQFIGKEVEFFGKKMN; this is encoded by the coding sequence ATGATCATCGTACTCAAACAGGATGCCCCCGACGTACAGGTGCGCGAGTTCTGCCACGAGCTGGAGGATATGGGTCTGCAGATCAACGATTCCAAGGGCAGCGACACCCATATTCTGGGGCTGATCGGCGACACCAAGGCCATTGCGGAAAGCTGGGTGCTGGCAAACCCGGTGGTGGAGACCTGCCGCCGCGTGTCCGAGCCCTACAAAAAGGCCAACCGCAAATTCCATCCGGACGACAGTGTTATCGACGTGGAGGGCGTCAAGATCGGCGGCGGTAACTTTGCGGTCATCGCCGGGCCGTGCAGCATTGAGAGCGAGGAGCAGATCACCTACTGCGCCCAGCGCGTAAAGGCGGCAGGCGCTTCCCTGCTGCGCGGCGGCGCATTCAAGCCCCGCACCTCTCCCTACTCCTTTCAGGGTATGCGCAGCGAGGGTCTGGACCTGCTCAAGCTGGCGCGCCGCGCCACCGGTTCGCCCATTGTGACCGAGATCATGAACACCGAGCACCTGCCCCTGTTTGAAAACGTAGACCTGATCCAGGTGGGTGCCCGCAATATGCAGAATTTTGAACTGCTCAAAGCTGTTGGCCGCCAGAAAAAGCCGGTGCTGCTCAAGCGCGGCCTTGCCAACACGCTGGAAGAGTTCGTGATGAGCGCCGAGTACATCATGGCCGAGGGCAACGAGAACGTCATCCTGTGCGAGCGCGGCATCCGCACCTTTGAGACCAGTATGCGCAACACGCTGGACCTTGCCGGTGTGGTCATGCTGCACAAGATGACCCATCTGCCGGTGGTGGTGGACCCCAGCCACGCCTGCGGCCACGCATGGATGGTGCCGGAGCTGGCCAAAGCCGCGGTCGCCGCCGGTGCCGACGGTCTGATGATCGAGGTGCACAACAACCCCGCCAAGGCCAAGTGCGACGGCGCACAGAGCCTGACCCCGGACCAGTTCGATGAACTGATGCAGTTCATCGGCAAAGAGGTAGAGTTCTTCGGCAAAAAAATGAACTGA
- a CDS encoding IMP cyclohydrolase → MEKINLNEYLAANEYPGRGIAVAMAPDGRQMFIGYFIMGRSENSRNRVFDPVPERGGICTVAADPAKLEDPSLIIYNPVLTLGKTHIVTNGDQTDTIYDLMSQGKSFADALRTRTFEPDGPNYTPRISAVVYADGSYQMSILKSADGNGDSVQRYFFDYPQPVAGEGHFISTYKHNGNPIPSFEGEPLRFACPRTIGDFAHDMWSSLNLDNKVSLFARVIDLETGESGDMIFNKYDPVCSDFDDPEEPELLPEELELLKKLDAEEE, encoded by the coding sequence ATGGAAAAGATCAACCTGAACGAGTATCTGGCCGCCAACGAGTACCCCGGCCGCGGCATTGCTGTGGCAATGGCACCGGACGGACGGCAGATGTTTATCGGCTACTTTATCATGGGACGCAGCGAGAACAGCCGCAACCGCGTGTTTGACCCCGTGCCCGAGCGCGGCGGCATCTGCACTGTTGCAGCCGACCCCGCAAAGCTGGAGGACCCCAGCCTGATCATTTACAACCCGGTGCTGACCCTTGGCAAGACCCACATCGTGACCAACGGCGACCAGACCGATACCATCTACGACCTGATGAGTCAGGGCAAGAGCTTTGCCGACGCCCTGCGCACCCGCACCTTTGAGCCGGACGGCCCCAACTACACCCCCCGCATCTCTGCTGTGGTGTACGCCGACGGCAGCTACCAGATGAGCATCCTCAAGTCTGCCGACGGCAACGGCGACAGCGTACAGCGCTATTTCTTTGATTATCCCCAGCCCGTTGCAGGCGAGGGCCACTTCATCAGCACCTACAAGCACAACGGCAACCCCATCCCCAGCTTTGAGGGCGAGCCTCTGCGCTTTGCCTGCCCCCGCACCATCGGCGATTTTGCCCACGATATGTGGAGCAGCCTGAATCTGGACAACAAGGTGAGCCTGTTTGCCCGGGTCATTGATCTGGAAACCGGCGAGAGCGGCGATATGATCTTTAATAAATATGATCCGGTGTGCAGCGACTTTGACGACCCTGAGGAGCCGGAGCTGCTGCCCGAGGAGCTGGAACTGCTCAAAAAGCTTGACGCCGAGGAAGAATAA
- the purE gene encoding 5-(carboxyamino)imidazole ribonucleotide mutase: MVRKVAVIMGSDSDWPVVKGACAQLKALDIPFEAHILSAHRTPAEAAAFAKSAKANGFGVILCAAGMAAHLAGAFAANTTLPVIGIPMKGGAMDGLDALLATVQMPSGIPVATVALNGAKNAAWLAAEILALSDDALAEKLEAERVAMAQQIAAKEEKLQNELNEL; encoded by the coding sequence ATGGTTCGTAAAGTGGCAGTGATCATGGGTTCGGACAGCGATTGGCCGGTGGTCAAGGGTGCCTGCGCCCAGCTGAAAGCGCTGGACATCCCCTTTGAGGCACATATCCTTTCGGCACACCGCACCCCCGCCGAGGCAGCAGCTTTTGCAAAAAGCGCAAAGGCCAACGGCTTTGGTGTCATCCTGTGCGCAGCAGGCATGGCAGCACATCTGGCAGGTGCTTTTGCCGCCAACACCACCCTGCCGGTCATCGGCATCCCCATGAAGGGCGGCGCGATGGATGGCTTGGACGCGCTGCTGGCTACCGTGCAGATGCCCAGCGGCATCCCGGTGGCGACTGTGGCGCTGAACGGTGCCAAGAACGCCGCATGGCTGGCTGCTGAAATTCTGGCCCTGAGCGATGACGCACTGGCTGAAAAGCTGGAGGCTGAGCGCGTAGCCATGGCACAGCAGATCGCAGCAAAGGAAGAAAAGCTGCAGAACGAACTGAACGAGCTGTAA
- a CDS encoding FAD:protein FMN transferase, translating into MKSRITRMTAAMLAAVLSLSLLVGCKPKKELTRYTTIFYDVFDTVTQVIAYCESEEEFNTQMQALHQDLIAYNQLYDIYNDYDGVVNVKTINENAGKAPVQVDDRILSMLELARQMYDLTGGKINIAMGSVLGIWHDYREAAEQNASEADNTLPTQEELEAAAQHCDINDLVIDEEAKTVYLSDPEMSLDVGSVGKGYAVEMVCRAAEARGLTSALVSVGGNLRAIGTKPDGSQWTGGVENPWNASEVYTNSNSIFGSPINMSDLALVTSGDYQRYFVVDGKRYHHIIDPDTLWPAAYYNGVTVLCPDSGMADCLTTALFCMPLEEGQKLVESLDGVEAMWCTPDQQATTSSGWDSHLKK; encoded by the coding sequence ATGAAGAGCCGCATCACCCGCATGACCGCTGCCATGCTGGCGGCAGTGCTGAGCCTTAGCCTGCTGGTCGGCTGCAAGCCCAAAAAGGAACTGACCCGGTACACCACTATCTTTTATGATGTGTTCGACACAGTGACGCAGGTCATCGCCTACTGTGAGAGCGAGGAAGAGTTCAACACCCAGATGCAGGCGCTACATCAGGATCTGATTGCCTACAACCAGCTCTATGATATCTACAACGACTACGACGGCGTTGTGAACGTCAAGACCATCAACGAAAACGCCGGCAAAGCTCCGGTACAGGTAGATGACCGTATCCTCTCCATGCTGGAGCTGGCGCGGCAGATGTACGACCTGACCGGCGGCAAGATCAACATTGCCATGGGTAGTGTGCTGGGCATCTGGCACGATTACCGCGAAGCTGCCGAACAGAACGCCTCCGAGGCCGACAACACCCTGCCCACACAGGAGGAGTTGGAAGCCGCTGCCCAGCACTGCGATATCAACGACCTTGTCATCGACGAGGAGGCCAAAACGGTCTACCTGTCCGACCCGGAGATGTCGCTGGACGTGGGCAGCGTGGGCAAGGGCTACGCCGTGGAGATGGTCTGCCGCGCCGCCGAAGCCCGGGGCCTGACCAGCGCACTGGTGAGCGTGGGCGGCAACCTGCGCGCCATCGGCACAAAGCCGGACGGCAGCCAGTGGACGGGCGGCGTGGAGAACCCATGGAACGCCTCGGAGGTGTACACCAATAGCAACTCCATCTTCGGCTCGCCCATCAACATGAGCGACCTTGCGCTGGTGACCAGCGGCGACTACCAGCGCTACTTTGTGGTAGACGGCAAGCGCTACCACCACATCATCGACCCGGACACCTTGTGGCCCGCTGCCTACTACAACGGTGTCACCGTGCTGTGCCCGGACTCCGGCATGGCAGACTGCCTGACCACCGCCCTGTTCTGTATGCCGCTGGAAGAGGGACAGAAGCTGGTGGAATCGCTGGACGGCGTAGAGGCCATGTGGTGCACGCCCGATCAGCAGGCCACCACCTCCAGCGGCTGGGACAGCCACCTGAAAAAGTAA
- the purM gene encoding phosphoribosylformylglycinamidine cyclo-ligase has translation MEKSYSESYAAAGVDITAGYRSVELMKQYVARTMNEHCIGGLGGFGGLFELDCTGYKHPVLISGTDGVGTKLKVAMIMDKHDTIGIDCVAMCVNDVICAGAKPLVFLDYIACGRNVPEKIANIVKGVAEGCVQADCALVGGETAEHPGMMPEDEYDLAGFTVGVVDKEKILNNETMAAGDVILALPSTGVHSNGFSLVRKVFNIDADPDVLFSTPAELGGKTLGEALLAPTKIYVKPVLKVLEEVQVKGISHITGGGFYENIPRSLKKGCCARINKADVRTPALFHLMQKVGGISEHDMFNTFNMGVGMVLTVPAEQADKALEILHANGEPEAYRLGVIAEGEGVELC, from the coding sequence ATGGAAAAGAGCTATTCTGAAAGCTACGCCGCAGCAGGCGTGGACATTACCGCCGGTTACCGCTCTGTGGAGCTGATGAAGCAGTATGTCGCCCGTACCATGAACGAGCACTGCATCGGCGGCTTGGGCGGCTTTGGCGGCCTGTTTGAGCTGGACTGCACCGGCTACAAGCACCCGGTGCTGATCTCCGGCACCGACGGTGTGGGCACCAAGCTGAAGGTGGCTATGATCATGGATAAGCACGATACCATCGGTATCGACTGCGTTGCTATGTGCGTCAACGATGTCATCTGCGCCGGTGCAAAGCCGCTGGTGTTCCTGGACTACATCGCCTGCGGCCGCAACGTGCCGGAAAAAATCGCCAACATCGTCAAGGGCGTGGCCGAGGGCTGCGTGCAGGCCGATTGTGCACTGGTGGGCGGCGAGACTGCCGAGCACCCGGGCATGATGCCGGAGGACGAGTACGATCTGGCCGGTTTCACCGTGGGCGTTGTGGACAAGGAAAAGATCCTGAACAACGAGACCATGGCAGCAGGTGACGTGATCCTCGCTCTGCCCTCCACCGGTGTGCACTCCAACGGCTTCTCGCTGGTGCGCAAGGTGTTCAACATTGACGCCGACCCCGATGTGCTGTTCTCCACCCCCGCCGAGCTGGGCGGCAAGACCCTTGGCGAGGCGCTGCTGGCTCCCACCAAGATCTACGTCAAGCCCGTGCTGAAGGTGCTGGAAGAGGTGCAGGTCAAGGGCATCTCCCACATCACCGGCGGCGGCTTCTACGAGAATATCCCCCGCAGCCTGAAGAAGGGCTGCTGCGCCCGCATCAACAAGGCAGATGTGCGCACCCCGGCGCTGTTCCACCTGATGCAGAAGGTGGGCGGCATCTCCGAGCACGATATGTTCAACACCTTCAACATGGGCGTGGGCATGGTGCTCACCGTGCCCGCCGAGCAGGCTGATAAGGCACTGGAGATCCTGCACGCCAACGGCGAGCCGGAGGCCTACCGTCTGGGCGTCATCGCAGAAGGTGAGGGCGTGGAGCTGTGCTGA
- a CDS encoding DUF3783 domain-containing protein, translating into MKAHIARNQNAGVPLALGWNLSPADRGKLEGMAPALGMKLLLVSPADAGKTVAQLLGEVEVKAPKTLVLEPGAYPPALVLANFRDKDVDTLLDLMRQAQVTIPLKAVVTPANRNWMFADLLAHLQEEHAAFTAAKESQTV; encoded by the coding sequence ATGAAAGCACACATTGCACGCAACCAGAACGCCGGGGTGCCGCTGGCGCTGGGCTGGAACCTTTCCCCCGCCGACCGGGGCAAGCTGGAGGGTATGGCACCCGCCCTTGGCATGAAGCTGCTGCTTGTTTCCCCCGCCGATGCCGGCAAGACCGTTGCCCAGCTGCTGGGCGAGGTAGAGGTAAAAGCCCCCAAAACGCTGGTACTGGAGCCGGGCGCCTATCCCCCGGCGCTGGTGCTGGCAAACTTCCGCGATAAGGACGTGGACACCCTGCTGGACCTGATGCGGCAGGCACAGGTGACCATCCCGCTCAAGGCGGTGGTCACCCCCGCAAACCGCAACTGGATGTTTGCAGACCTGCTGGCGCATTTGCAGGAGGAGCACGCCGCCTTTACCGCCGCAAAGGAGAGCCAGACCGTATGA
- the ybaK gene encoding Cys-tRNA(Pro) deacylase, with amino-acid sequence MGKEAKTNAMRILEREKVAYIAHEYPHEEGVAVDGVTVAASMGEDPACVYKTLVTQGSSKNYFVFVIPVAAELDLKAAARSVGEKSVAMIHVADINKVTGYVRGGCSPVGMKKQYRTVFDESVLTQQKVYVSGGRIGTQVCCAPADLIRAARAATAKIIF; translated from the coding sequence ATGGGAAAAGAAGCTAAAACCAACGCAATGCGCATTCTGGAACGGGAAAAGGTGGCCTATATCGCCCACGAGTACCCCCACGAGGAGGGGGTGGCGGTGGACGGCGTGACCGTAGCCGCCAGCATGGGCGAGGACCCTGCCTGCGTATACAAGACGCTGGTAACGCAGGGCAGCAGCAAAAACTATTTTGTGTTCGTCATTCCGGTGGCGGCAGAGCTGGACTTAAAGGCCGCTGCCCGCAGCGTGGGCGAAAAGAGCGTGGCAATGATCCATGTGGCGGATATCAACAAGGTGACCGGCTATGTGCGGGGCGGCTGCAGCCCGGTGGGCATGAAAAAGCAGTACCGCACCGTCTTTGACGAAAGCGTGCTGACCCAGCAGAAGGTCTACGTTTCCGGTGGGCGCATCGGCACGCAGGTGTGCTGCGCCCCGGCGGATCTGATCCGCGCTGCCCGCGCTGCCACCGCAAAGATCATTTTTTAA
- the gpmI gene encoding 2,3-bisphosphoglycerate-independent phosphoglycerate mutase — protein MAKKPVLLCIMDGFGWVPNETFGNAVVAAKTPHLDALMAKYPMTTIDASGMAVGLPDGQMGNSEVGHTNMGAGRIVYQQLTLITKSIHDGEMLKNPVLVKNMKAAIEAGKAIHLMGLVGTGGVHSHADHWFGVLEMAKHLGAKEVYLHCITDGRDTDPHSGKGFLADLQAKLDELGVGKIASVSGRYYAMDRDNNWDREEKAYAAFVYGEGEHAANAAEAIEASYAADKTDEFVLPCVTCEGGRVQDGDTVIFMNFRPDRARQMTRIFCDDAFTGFERRGGRKQVNYVCMAEYDATMPNCEVAYPPVELKNVLGEYLSAHGKTQLRIAETEKYAHVTFFFNGGVEAPYEGEDRCVIPSPKVATYDLKPEMSAPEVAAECVKRIESGKYDVVILNFANCDMVGHTGVFDAAVKAVEAVDTCVDQVVTAVLNAGGCAFITADHGNAEKMMNPDGTPFTAHTTNVVPFVAVGCGDVKLREGGCLADIAPTMLPYIGLPVPAEMTGKSIIVE, from the coding sequence ATGGCAAAGAAACCTGTTCTTCTGTGCATCATGGATGGCTTCGGCTGGGTGCCGAACGAGACCTTTGGCAACGCCGTTGTGGCTGCCAAGACCCCCCATCTGGATGCTCTGATGGCAAAGTACCCCATGACCACCATTGATGCTTCCGGCATGGCTGTCGGTCTGCCCGATGGCCAGATGGGTAACTCCGAGGTCGGCCACACCAACATGGGCGCAGGCCGTATCGTGTACCAGCAGCTGACCCTTATCACCAAGTCCATCCACGATGGCGAGATGCTCAAGAACCCTGTGCTGGTCAAGAACATGAAGGCCGCTATTGAGGCTGGCAAGGCCATCCACCTGATGGGTCTGGTGGGCACCGGCGGTGTGCACAGCCATGCCGACCACTGGTTTGGCGTGCTGGAAATGGCAAAGCATCTGGGTGCAAAGGAAGTTTACCTGCACTGCATCACCGATGGCCGTGATACCGACCCCCACTCCGGCAAGGGCTTCCTTGCTGACCTGCAGGCCAAGCTGGACGAGCTGGGTGTGGGCAAGATCGCCAGCGTTTCCGGCCGTTACTACGCCATGGACCGCGATAACAACTGGGATCGTGAAGAGAAGGCTTACGCTGCCTTCGTCTACGGCGAGGGTGAGCACGCTGCCAACGCTGCCGAGGCCATCGAGGCTTCCTACGCAGCAGACAAGACCGATGAGTTCGTGCTGCCCTGCGTCACCTGCGAGGGTGGCCGCGTGCAGGACGGCGACACCGTCATCTTCATGAACTTCCGCCCCGACCGTGCCCGCCAGATGACCCGCATCTTCTGCGACGATGCCTTTACCGGCTTCGAGCGCCGCGGCGGCCGCAAGCAGGTGAACTACGTCTGCATGGCCGAGTACGATGCCACCATGCCCAACTGCGAGGTTGCTTATCCCCCGGTGGAGCTGAAGAACGTTCTGGGCGAGTACCTGTCTGCCCATGGCAAGACCCAGCTGCGCATTGCCGAGACCGAGAAGTACGCTCATGTCACCTTCTTCTTCAACGGCGGCGTGGAGGCTCCCTACGAGGGTGAGGACCGCTGCGTCATCCCCAGCCCCAAGGTTGCCACCTACGACCTGAAGCCTGAGATGAGCGCCCCCGAGGTCGCTGCCGAGTGCGTCAAGCGCATCGAGAGCGGCAAGTACGATGTGGTCATCCTGAACTTTGCAAACTGCGATATGGTCGGCCACACCGGCGTGTTCGATGCTGCTGTCAAGGCCGTTGAGGCTGTGGATACCTGCGTGGATCAGGTGGTCACCGCTGTGCTGAACGCCGGCGGCTGCGCTTTCATCACCGCTGACCACGGCAACGCCGAAAAGATGATGAACCCGGACGGCACCCCCTTCACCGCCCACACCACCAACGTTGTGCCCTTTGTGGCAGTTGGCTGCGGCGACGTGAAGCTGCGCGAGGGCGGCTGTCTGGCCGACATCGCACCCACCATGCTGCCCTATATCGGCCTGCCCGTTCCCGCCGAGATGACCGGCAAGAGCATCATCGTGGAGTGA
- the purN gene encoding phosphoribosylglycinamide formyltransferase yields the protein MLNIAVLVSGGGTNLQALLDSEARGENPNGKITLVVASKPGVFALERAAKAGVEGCVVRRKDYATSEEFDAALLETLRAHNIDLVVLAGFLSVLGPSVIAAYPRRILNVHPALIPSFCGPGMYGLRPHEAALARGCKVTGATVHFVNEECDGGPILLQKAVDILPGDTPEVLQKRVMEQAEWKLLPKAVAMICNGEVE from the coding sequence GTGCTGAACATTGCCGTGTTAGTGTCCGGCGGCGGCACCAATCTGCAGGCGCTGCTGGACAGCGAGGCCCGGGGCGAGAACCCCAATGGTAAAATTACGCTGGTAGTGGCCTCCAAGCCCGGCGTCTTTGCGCTGGAACGCGCTGCAAAGGCCGGTGTGGAAGGCTGCGTGGTGCGCCGCAAGGACTACGCCACCAGCGAGGAATTTGACGCTGCACTGCTGGAAACACTGCGGGCGCACAACATTGATCTGGTGGTGCTGGCGGGCTTTCTGTCCGTGCTGGGCCCCAGCGTCATCGCGGCCTATCCGCGCCGCATCCTGAACGTGCACCCCGCGCTGATCCCTTCCTTCTGCGGGCCGGGCATGTACGGCCTGCGCCCCCACGAGGCTGCACTGGCCCGGGGCTGCAAGGTGACCGGCGCTACCGTCCACTTTGTCAACGAGGAGTGCGACGGCGGGCCCATCCTGCTGCAAAAGGCCGTGGATATCCTGCCCGGCGACACCCCCGAGGTGCTGCAGAAGCGGGTGATGGAGCAGGCTGAATGGAAGCTGCTGCCCAAGGCTGTGGCTATGATCTGTAACGGTGAAGTGGAGTAA
- a CDS encoding phosphoribosylaminoimidazolecarboxamide formyltransferase codes for MNELALKYGCNPNQKPSRIYMEDGSDLPVTVLNGKPGYINFLDALNSIQLVKELKTACGLPAAASFKHVSPAGAALGLPLTEVERRMYHIAPETELSPLACAYARARGADRMSSFGDWIALSDICDVPTAKLIQHEVSDGIIAPGYEPEALAILSGKKKGNYNVVAIDPAYQPAPIEHKQVYGITFEQGRNELVINADTMLNNWVTENKDVTEEQKRDLIIALITLKYTQSNSVCYTYNGQTIGVGAGQQSRIHCTRLAGQKADNWQLRHMDKVLDLPFRDDVAKPNRDNAIDVYIGDTPEDVIGDDVWAETFTRQPEPLTAEEKKAYLSKVTGVCLGSDAFFPFGDNIERARRSGVTAIVQPGGSIRDQQVIDTCNKYGIAMDFCGLRLFHH; via the coding sequence ATGAATGAACTCGCACTGAAGTACGGCTGCAACCCCAACCAGAAGCCCAGCCGTATTTATATGGAAGATGGCTCCGACCTGCCCGTTACCGTGCTGAACGGCAAGCCCGGCTACATCAACTTTCTGGATGCTCTCAACTCCATCCAGCTGGTCAAGGAACTGAAAACCGCCTGCGGTCTGCCCGCAGCGGCCTCCTTCAAGCACGTTTCCCCGGCAGGCGCAGCACTGGGTCTGCCCCTGACCGAGGTGGAGCGCCGGATGTACCACATTGCCCCGGAGACAGAGCTTTCTCCGCTGGCCTGTGCCTATGCCCGCGCCCGCGGCGCAGACCGGATGTCCTCCTTCGGCGACTGGATCGCCCTGTCTGACATCTGCGATGTGCCCACCGCAAAGCTGATCCAGCACGAGGTCTCCGACGGTATCATCGCCCCGGGCTACGAGCCGGAGGCACTGGCTATCCTGTCCGGCAAAAAGAAGGGCAACTACAACGTGGTCGCCATCGACCCTGCCTATCAGCCCGCTCCCATCGAGCATAAGCAGGTGTACGGCATCACCTTCGAGCAGGGCCGCAACGAGCTGGTCATCAACGCCGACACCATGCTGAACAACTGGGTCACCGAGAACAAGGACGTGACCGAGGAGCAGAAGCGTGACCTCATCATTGCCCTCATCACCCTGAAGTACACCCAGTCCAACAGCGTGTGCTATACCTATAATGGTCAGACTATCGGCGTGGGCGCAGGCCAGCAGAGCCGTATCCACTGCACCCGTCTGGCCGGTCAGAAGGCCGACAACTGGCAGCTGCGCCACATGGACAAGGTGCTGGATCTGCCCTTCCGTGACGATGTGGCAAAGCCCAACCGCGACAACGCCATTGATGTTTACATCGGCGATACCCCGGAGGATGTCATTGGTGATGACGTCTGGGCAGAGACCTTCACCCGCCAGCCCGAGCCGCTGACCGCCGAGGAAAAGAAGGCCTACCTCAGCAAGGTGACCGGTGTTTGCCTTGGTTCGGACGCTTTCTTCCCCTTCGGTGACAACATCGAGCGCGCCCGCCGCTCCGGCGTGACTGCCATCGTGCAGCCCGGCGGCTCCATCCGCGACCAGCAGGTCATCGACACCTGCAATAAGTACGGCATCGCCATGGACTTCTGCGGCCTGCGGCTGTTCCATCACTGA
- the purF gene encoding amidophosphoribosyltransferase: MSDFAYPLHEECGVFGIYDRAGTEDVAAAAYSALYALQHRGQESCGIAVNDDGVITGHRDLGLVNEVFTPEVLASLSTTTAHMATGHVRYATAGTRVRANAQPMIVRHGRGTMALCHNGNLTNAVELRRQLENEGAIFHGSSDTEVICYLITRNRLRMGSIETAISKTMDVLEGAYSLVIMSATKLIAVRDPRGYRPLCIGTLPGGGYVFASESCALDATGATLLRDVEPGEIVVMDTKTGELRSIKDHCGRPDTQMCVFEFIYFARPDSVIEGSSVHEARKQAGRFLAQEHPVEADVVIGVPDSGLDAALGYSQESGIPYGIGFIKNKYIGRTFIQGSQKQRENSVRIKLNVVSSTVKGKRVVLVDDSIVRGTTSARIIKLLRDAGAAEVHFMVSAPPFKYPCYFGTDIPDQKLLVATGRTLEQINEVIGADTLGYLSNEHVVQLAKNAKCGFCTACFTGEYAVEPESVLSTDIHDRHLNDRPKDAKKLGE; the protein is encoded by the coding sequence ATGTCTGATTTTGCATATCCGCTGCATGAGGAGTGCGGCGTTTTCGGCATCTACGACCGTGCCGGTACCGAGGATGTGGCCGCAGCGGCTTATTCGGCCCTGTATGCGCTGCAGCACCGCGGGCAGGAGAGCTGCGGTATTGCCGTCAACGATGACGGCGTGATCACCGGCCACCGGGATCTGGGACTTGTGAACGAGGTGTTCACCCCGGAGGTGCTGGCAAGCCTGTCTACTACCACGGCACACATGGCCACCGGTCATGTGCGCTACGCCACCGCCGGCACCCGCGTCCGCGCCAACGCCCAGCCTATGATCGTCCGTCATGGCCGCGGCACCATGGCGCTGTGCCACAACGGCAACCTGACCAACGCCGTGGAGTTGCGCCGCCAGCTGGAGAATGAGGGCGCGATTTTCCACGGCTCCTCGGATACCGAGGTCATCTGCTACCTCATCACCCGCAACCGTCTGCGCATGGGCAGCATCGAGACTGCCATCAGCAAGACCATGGACGTGCTGGAGGGTGCATACAGCCTTGTGATCATGTCTGCCACCAAGCTCATCGCGGTGCGCGACCCCCGGGGCTACCGTCCCCTGTGCATCGGCACCCTGCCCGGCGGCGGCTACGTCTTTGCCAGCGAGAGCTGCGCACTGGATGCCACAGGTGCCACCCTGCTGCGGGATGTGGAGCCCGGCGAGATCGTAGTGATGGATACCAAGACCGGCGAACTGCGCAGCATCAAGGATCACTGCGGCCGCCCGGACACCCAGATGTGCGTGTTCGAGTTCATCTACTTCGCCCGCCCGGACAGCGTCATCGAGGGCAGCTCGGTGCACGAAGCCCGCAAGCAGGCAGGACGCTTCCTTGCACAGGAGCACCCCGTGGAGGCCGATGTGGTCATCGGCGTGCCGGATTCCGGCTTGGATGCAGCACTGGGCTACTCGCAGGAGAGCGGCATCCCCTATGGCATCGGCTTCATCAAAAATAAATACATCGGCCGCACCTTCATTCAGGGCAGCCAGAAGCAGCGCGAGAACAGCGTGCGCATCAAGCTGAACGTGGTGTCCAGCACTGTCAAGGGCAAGCGCGTGGTGCTGGTGGATGACTCCATCGTGCGCGGCACTACCTCTGCCCGCATCATCAAGCTGTTGCGGGATGCCGGTGCTGCCGAGGTGCACTTTATGGTCTCGGCACCTCCCTTCAAGTATCCGTGCTACTTTGGCACCGATATCCCGGACCAGAAGCTGCTGGTGGCTACCGGTCGCACGCTGGAGCAGATCAACGAGGTCATCGGCGCCGATACGCTGGGCTATTTGTCCAACGAGCACGTTGTCCAGCTTGCCAAAAATGCAAAATGCGGTTTCTGCACCGCCTGCTTTACCGGCGAGTATGCCGTAGAGCCGGAAAGTGTGCTTTCTACCGATATTCACGACCGTCACCTGAACGACCGTCCCAAGGACGCCAAAAAGTTAGGAGAGTAA